In one Rhea pennata isolate bPtePen1 chromosome 17, bPtePen1.pri, whole genome shotgun sequence genomic region, the following are encoded:
- the RNF34 gene encoding E3 ubiquitin-protein ligase RNF34, with amino-acid sequence MKAGATSMWASCCGLLNEVMGTGAVRGQQAGFGGGTGPFRFAPNTNFSSYPSPAAGGANIVCKACGLSFSVFRKKHVCCDCKKDFCSVCSVLQENLRRCSTCHLLQETAFQRPQLMRLKVKDLRQYLILRNIPTDTCREKEDLVDLVLCHHGLGSEEDTDGGSLHSSRSQTSAFFTHPFSMSVSVSSQGELANRRGSTGNGTPLRGQTETSLVNNEEEEESAEEQTPGLSRKRARASLSDISSLEDIEGLSVRQLKEILACNFVNYSGCCEKWELVEKVSRLYRESEENHKTQGEKMQLNDNDDNLCRICMDAVIDCVLLECGHMVTCTKCGKRMSECPICRQYVVRAVHVFKS; translated from the exons ATGAAG GCGGGAGCTACTTCCATGTGGGCTTCCTGCTGTGGATTGCTGAATGAAGTCATGGGTACTGGAGCTGTTCGTGGCCAGCAGGCTGGCTTTGGTGGAGGTACTGGCCCATTCAGATTTGCACCAAATACAAACTTTTCATCATAtccatctccagctgcaggaggagctaACATAGTTTGCAAAGCCTGTGgactttccttttcagtttttaggaaaaaa CACGTGTGTTGTGACTGCAAGAAGGATTTTTGCTCAGTTTGTTCAGTCTTACAAGAAAATCTCAGAAGATGTTCTACTTGTCACTTACTAcaagaaacagcatttcagcGACCTCAGTTAATGAGATTGAAAGTAAAGGATCTGCGTCAGTATCTGATTCTCAGAAACATACCAACAGATACTTGTCGGGAGAAAGAAGACTTGGTGGATCTTGTGCTGTGCCATCACGGATTAGGTTCTGAGGAGGATACGGACGGTGGTAGCTTGCATTCTTCACGGTCacaaacttctgctttttttactCATCCATTTTCTATGTCTGTATCAGTGTCTTCTCAAGGAGAACTTGcaaacagaagaggaagcaCAGGAAATGGAACGCCTTTACGG GGACAAACTGAAACATCTTTGGTAAataatgaagaagaagaagaaagtgctgAAGAGCAG ACCCCTGGATTGTCCAGAAAGCGAGCGAGGGCATCTTTGTCTGATATTTCAAGTCTGGAAGACATTGAAGGGTTGAGTGTTCGGCAGTTGAAGGAAATACTTGCATGTAATTTTGTCAACTATTCAGGATGCTGTGAAAAATGGGAACTTGTGGAAAAAGTGAGCAGACTATACAGAGAGAGTGAGGAAAATCACAAAACAC AGGGGGAGAAGATGCAGTTGAATGACAACGACGATAACCTGTGCCGGATCTGCATGGATGCGGTGATTGACTGCGTCCTGCTGGAATGCGGTCACATGGTCACTTGCACGAAGTGTGGCAAAAGAATGAGCGAGTGCCCCATCTGTCGACAGTACGTTGTACGAGCAGTGCATGTATTTAAATCTTAA